The nucleotide window GACGAAAGGCCGAAAACCGACGCCCTGTACCCTGCCGCGGATGGAAATCTTTACCGCTTTATACATTTTAGATAAGCTCCTTCAATCCAAGAAAACCATTCATGAAGCCCTTCCTGTGTCCGGGCGGAAAGTGGTAAAAGATTGGACTTGGGATTAATTTCAGTTAGGTCCTTTCTGGCTTCATCCACATTAAAATCAAGGTATGGAAGCAAATCAATTTTATTTAAGAGAACAAGTTCCGTACGCATAAACATTTGTGGGTATTTCGGAATTTTATCATTCCCTTCTGGTACACTTAAAACAGCGATTTTATGCTGTTGCCCAAGATCATAGCCAGATGGACATACAAGATTACCGACGTTTTCGATGAAAAGGATATCGATTTCTTCAAGATCGAATTCTCCTAATGCCGCGGCAACCATGCGAGCATCAAGATGGCAGCCGCCATGGGTATTAATTTGAACTGCTTTTGCTCCCATGGCCCGAATCCGATCTGCATCCCTTTCAGTGGCTAAATCCCCTTCAATCACAGCGATTCGATATTTTCCGGAAATCTCCTTGACCGTTTCTTCTAACAGGGTTGTCTTACCTGCTCCGGGAGAACTCATTAGATTGATCACTAGGGTTCTAGTTTGTTGGAATAGTTCTCGATTGAAGTCTGCGGCCATATTGTTATTTGTTAACACATCTGTTCTTAATGTCACTTTCATTTTTTATGACTCCCTTCGTATGATAAAACCTGGAATGTTTCCCCTGCCAGCACTTGTCCTGAAGGAACAAGACAGCATGGACATAGAGCAATTTTCTGATCTGGCCTGTACTCTTTGCCACATAGAACACATTTGGCTTTTGCTTCTTCAAGATGAATAACAAGTTCGGCATTCTCTGAAAATAGATGTAGATTTTGATCACGGAATAAATCAAACGCCATTCTTAATGCATTAGGCATGGCATTTGCAATCTCGCCGACAATTAGTTCTACCTTTTCGACTTTTTGAATGCCCCTTGCTGCTGCATCCTCCTGGACAAGCTGAAGAATATCACCCATTAACGACATTTCATGCATACCAACCACCCTGTTTCTGATCCTTCTGAAACCCGATAAAATAGAGTTCATCCTTCCGTTTTAGTGGGTAAGATTTGAGCTGTAAATCACCGGATTGTGTCTTAAAATTGTATTCTTTTTGACAATTCAAACATTTTCCAGTTGAAAATAGTGTTGTTAGGATAATAATATTCGAACATACAGGGCACACACCATCGATTGCCAGTATGTTCGTTCCATTCCGTGCGACTATTACAGGCCTTCCATCAATAAATTTCATTTCGAGATTGTGGTAAGTCCCCTGTTCTATTCCGAAAGGTTGCCATGTTATTCCAAGAGCCCTGTCCGCCACACCTTCTACCTTTTCCAAATCCTCACTTAAAAATGGTTCATAAACAGACTTAACCGTTTGGAAGAGGCCTCCCGCCATTTCCTTTAAAAAGTCTCCTCGTTTCATGACACAATTCTCCAACTATTGACATGGTTTACAACGACCGTAGCCAGCTCCTCAAGCTTGCTTTGATTGGTTTCTGTCAGTCCAATCCCCAATTGCAGTGAGGATGGCTGCATCCCGAACATAATGATTTCCTTCGGATATCGTTCGCGCATTTTCGCTGCCAATAAGACCTCTTGAAAGCCCAGCTGGTGGACGGACATTTTGATCCCAAAATAGGCGGGAATCTCTTCAGCTTCTAACTTGATAATGGTTCCGCCTTCCTTGCCGGCATTAATCGCATCAATAATGATAAGGTTTTCAGCATCCTCAACAGGACCAAGCAACTTCATACCGTCTGTTAAGCCCTCAATAATTTCGATATTTTCATCGTCCTTAAACGCTTTCTCAAGTATTGGCAAAAGATGGATGCCAACACCCTCATCAGAGAAGAGGGTGTTGCCGATACCTAAAATCGTGATTTTTTTATCTAGTTTCCTATCTTTCATCCTTTTCACCAACTGACTTATTCGTAGTTGTTTTATAACCTGTAAACATCGATGATATACAGCCATTTCGGTCCAGATAATCATCACGGACAGCTAAATATACGTGAATGACAGTAAATAACATGAAGCCCCATGCGGCAAGATGATGCCAGGAACGAATCGTATAGCTTTCACCACCGAATAGATAAGGAATCCAGATAAACAACTTTGCCCAGAAGGATTCCGGCTGTGGTTCAAAATACATATAGAAACCTGTCAGCATAACAATCCACGAACCCAACCCGATAAAGATCCAGTAGCTTAACTGTGCCAGTGGGTTATGGCCCACATAGTGCGGCTTTTTATTTTTTAAAAATAAATAGAATTTAACGGCTTCAAATAGTTCCTTCCAAAAGATCCATCTGAAAGGGTTTGATGTGGCAAACTTGTTCCCAATCGCAACCCAATACAAGCGAAACATTAGATTGATCACAAAGATAAAGGCAGCAAAAAAGTGAATATATCGCATCCAGCCCATGAGATTAGAATAATAGGCTTCCTCGGGAATCCCGGCAGCTGCAAATGGTTTACCGATGTAAATGCCAGTGCCCATTAATACAAAGATTGCCAGCATATTTAACCAATGGAAAATCCGTACAGGCAATTCCCAAACATAGGCCCTAACTTCATTTTTTACTTGTTTGTACAGTATTGGTCTCTCAGGGTGTAAAGAGTTCTCGCTGTTGATCACCGGATATTCAGGGGATTGGCCAGGCATTTGGGTCGGTAATTTTGGCGCACCCATTTCTCAGACCTCCTAACCTAAACGAACTTCAGTCGTTTTATTTGTTTGCAAATCAGTTAAATGAACAGCACAGGCAAGACATGGGTCAAAAGAATGAATGATCCGCATAATTTCGAGTGGCTGCTCTTTATTTATCATTGGTGTACCTATAAGTGCTGCTTCGTAAGCCCCGATTTTATTTTTATGATCCCGCGGAGATGCGTTCCAGGTAGTAGGAACCACAGCTTGGTAGTTAATCGTTTTTCCATCTTTAATATCAATCCAATGTCCAAGTGCGCCGCGTGGTGCTTCCATCCAGCCAACACCTTTGGCCCGTTCCGGCCATGTGCTTGGTTCCCATTTTGATCGGTCAAAGGTCGTTTGGTTGCCGCTCCTTACATTTTTCAATAGTTCATCCATATCGTTACGCAACCACCCTGAAATCAACACTGTTTCAAGGCCACGTGCAATGGTGCGTCCAAGTGCTGATTGTAATGCCGTTATTGGCAGGTCAAGCTTTTTCAAGGTATCATCGACGTTTGTTACAATCTCTTCTTTTCCAGCCGCATAGCCAACCAACATCCTAGCGAGTGGGCCAGTTTCCATCGGATGCTCTTTCCAGCGAGGAGCTTTTAGCCAGCTATATTGTTTGTCAGTTTCCAATGTTTTGAACGGTGCTTTTGGACCAGTGTAATTCAATGTAGTTTCACCATCGAATGGATGTTTTCCTTTGCCGCCTTCTTTTCCATCATAGGTATACCAGGAGTGATCGATAAATTCCTGTACATGCTTAGGATCCTTAAGGTCAACATCTAAAACCTCTTTCAAGTTGCCATTTAAGACAATTCCCCGTGGCATCCGGTAAAGCTTTGTATCGTAAAGGTCGCCTGTAGAGAAATCTCCATAGCATAGGAAATTATTTAAACCTCCGCCATATGTCCAGTCTTTATAAAAAGATCCAATTGCAAGTAAATCAGGAATATAGACTTGGGTAACAAATTCCCGCGCCTGATTAATAATCTGTGAAATATGCATAAGTCTTTCTGCATGTACACCGTTATCACTATCAATATCAAGAGGTGTCGCCATTCCTCCCACTACATAATGCGGGTGCGGGTTTTTACCACCAAAAATGGTATGAATTTTGACAATTTCCTTCTGCCAATCTAACGCCTCTAAATAATGGGCCACGGCAAGTAAGTTTACTTCTGGGGGAAGTTTGTACGCCTTATGGCCCCAATAACCATTAGCAAAAATCCCCAACTGCCCACTTTGGACTAATTTTTTCACTTTATTTTGCACATCCGTGAAGTAGCCTGGTGATGATTTGGGCCAATTTGAAATCGACTGGGCAAGTTTGGAGGTCTCCGCTGGATCCGCACTAGTTGCGCTGACCACATCGACCCAGTCTAACGCATGCAAATGGTAAAAATGGACAACATGGTCATGGATAAATTGGGCTTCGTTCATAATATCCCGGATTAGATGGGCATTTCTGGGGATTTTTATTTTCAATGCATCTTCTACAGCCCGAATCGATGTAAGCGCATGCACTGTTGTGCATACACCGCAAATTCGCTGGACATATGCCCAAACATCACGTGGGTCCCGATCTTTAACAATTAACTCCAGGCCGCGGACAGAAGTACCGGAGCTGAATGCTTCATTAATGACACCTTGGTCATCCACATCTACTTCTACACGAAGGTGACCTTCAATTCTTGTTATTGGATCAACCACAATGCGCTCACTCATGTTCTTCACCTCGTTTATCATCTAACTTTTTCTTAACTACTGTCCCGGCGGCATGAACGGCTATACCCGCCGTCGTCAAACCAATCGTTGCTAAGCCTACGGCATCTGGATTAATAGTTGTTTGTGTTCCAGGTATTTTAGCTCTTCTTGTATAGAACGGACCGTTATCCCAGAAACCATTCTCTGAGCAGCCGATGCATGGGTTACCTGATTGAATCGGGTAGCTTACCCCGCTATTCCAGCGCATTTCGGCACAAGAGTTATAGGTGGTTGGACCTTTACAGCCCACTTTATATAAACAATATCCTTGTTTAGCCCCTTCATCATCAAAGGATTCAACAAATAGGCCGGCATCAAAATAGGCTCTTCGGTTGCATTTATCATGGATCCGGTGGCGATAAAACGCTTTCGGGCGTCCAAAATGATCCAGTTCCGGTAATTTTCCAAATGTTATAATGTGAGCAATAACTCCGGTCATGACTTCAGCAATTGGCGGGCAGCCCGGAACAAGGATGGTTGGTGTATTTTTGACAAAGCCGGTGACGGGTTTAGCGCCAGTTGGATTCGGATGAGCGGCCGCAATTCCACCCCATGATGAACAAGATCCATAGGCAATAATTACTTTTGCCCCTGTGGCCATTTCCAGGAAGGTTTCCTTCGCCGATTGACCACCAACTGTTAAGAAGGCATCATCATCAGGAATGCTCCCTTCCACTGCAAGCACATAGTCTCCTTTATAATCCTTTAGTACCTGTTTCATGGAAGTCTCTGCTCGATGGCCGGAAGGTGCGGAAAGAACCTCTGAATATTCAAGTGAAATCATTTCTAATAAGACATTTTCAGTTTTCGGTTGTGATGAACGAATAAATGATTCGGAACAACCGGTGCAATCCTGAAATTGCAGCCAAACAACGGGTACCCTTGACTTGGTCTCCATGGCTTTAACAACTTGATCGGACTGTGTAAACTCCAACCCAAGCGTGGCAGCCAAAGTTGTACACATTTTTAGGAAGTCACGCCGGCTAAAACCCATGTCGGTTGCGGCTTCATATACTGTTCTCTGTCTCTTCATCCGCTTTCCTCTCCTCTTAAACATATAAAAACTTAATTTCAAGAAAATTGTAGTATATGGGTGGGTCATTCGTCCTGAATTTTCCAAAAAGTACACAAAGAATCCTTAACTGCATTTTTACAATATTTTCATTAAATATGGTGGAAATATTTATTTTTCTCTCTAACAAAAAAAGGCCTTAAGAGAATTTAATCTCTTAAGGCCTTCTATTTTGAATTAGACTTCTGCGACTTCTTCCTTATCCTCATCTTGCTCTGCTTCTTGTTGTTTCTTCAGTCGTTTTCGGTATACAAACTTCGATAAATTAATACTGACTTCATATAGAAGCAATAGTGGTAACGTTACGACGAAATCTGACATAAAGTCCGGCGGTGTAATCACAACGGCAATAATAATTAGAACGAAATAGGCATACTTACGAATTTTTGATAATACAAACGGGTTGATAATTCCAAGTGAAGTTAAAAACATGACCACTACCGGCAGCTCGAACAACACTCCGAACGGAAGAGTCATATTCAAAATAAAACTAAAGTACCTCTCAGCAGTGAAGTTTGTCACAAACATGTCTTGACCAATGTTCACTAAAAAGTTCAAGACCATTGGAAAAATGGCAAAGTATCCAAAGGCAAGACCAATAATAAATAAAAGAAATAATGCAGGAACATAGGAAAGAGTTATTCTTCTTTCTACCGGCCTCAAGGCAGGCTTGACAAACAGCCAAATTTGTAATGCCAGGACTGGAATCATTCCTGCTAGAGCAACAACGCCTGCGAGCATAAAATAAATCCACATTATATCACTTGGACCCAGAACAAGCAATTTTTGATCGCCAACAAACCATTTATAAATATCGTCTACATAAATAAAGGCAATAATAAAAAAGACGACAAAGGCCAGAGCAGAAATGATAATCCGTTTGCGTAGTTCCTCTAAATGATCAACTAAATTTAATTCTTTATCTTCCATGTACTTCCCCTGCTCTTACAGCTTATTTAGTCAAGTTGTTCTTTTCTTCTTTGATATCTTCCATTACATCATCCGTAAGTTCGCGGGTTGATTTCTTAAATTCCTTTAAAGTTTGTCCAAATGCTTTTCCGATTTCCGGTAGTTTCTTTGGTCCAAAAATAATAAGCGCTAGTGTTAAAATCAAAATTAATCCGGGTATTCCGATATTAGAAAACATGGATTTACATCCCCTTCAAATGTTGTATATTCCT belongs to Neobacillus sp. OS1-2 and includes:
- the tatC gene encoding twin-arginine translocase subunit TatC — encoded protein: MEDKELNLVDHLEELRKRIIISALAFVVFFIIAFIYVDDIYKWFVGDQKLLVLGPSDIMWIYFMLAGVVALAGMIPVLALQIWLFVKPALRPVERRITLSYVPALFLLFIIGLAFGYFAIFPMVLNFLVNIGQDMFVTNFTAERYFSFILNMTLPFGVLFELPVVVMFLTSLGIINPFVLSKIRKYAYFVLIIIAVVITPPDFMSDFVVTLPLLLLYEVSINLSKFVYRKRLKKQQEAEQDEDKEEVAEV
- a CDS encoding hydrogenase small subunit yields the protein MKRQRTVYEAATDMGFSRRDFLKMCTTLAATLGLEFTQSDQVVKAMETKSRVPVVWLQFQDCTGCSESFIRSSQPKTENVLLEMISLEYSEVLSAPSGHRAETSMKQVLKDYKGDYVLAVEGSIPDDDAFLTVGGQSAKETFLEMATGAKVIIAYGSCSSWGGIAAAHPNPTGAKPVTGFVKNTPTILVPGCPPIAEVMTGVIAHIITFGKLPELDHFGRPKAFYRHRIHDKCNRRAYFDAGLFVESFDDEGAKQGYCLYKVGCKGPTTYNSCAEMRWNSGVSYPIQSGNPCIGCSENGFWDNGPFYTRRAKIPGTQTTINPDAVGLATIGLTTAGIAVHAAGTVVKKKLDDKRGEEHE
- a CDS encoding HyaD/HybD family hydrogenase maturation endopeptidase, which encodes MKDRKLDKKITILGIGNTLFSDEGVGIHLLPILEKAFKDDENIEIIEGLTDGMKLLGPVEDAENLIIIDAINAGKEGGTIIKLEAEEIPAYFGIKMSVHQLGFQEVLLAAKMRERYPKEIIMFGMQPSSLQLGIGLTETNQSKLEELATVVVNHVNSWRIVS
- a CDS encoding hydrogenase maturation nickel metallochaperone HypA — its product is MHEMSLMGDILQLVQEDAAARGIQKVEKVELIVGEIANAMPNALRMAFDLFRDQNLHLFSENAELVIHLEEAKAKCVLCGKEYRPDQKIALCPCCLVPSGQVLAGETFQVLSYEGSHKK
- the hypB gene encoding hydrogenase nickel incorporation protein HypB, which codes for MKVTLRTDVLTNNNMAADFNRELFQQTRTLVINLMSSPGAGKTTLLEETVKEISGKYRIAVIEGDLATERDADRIRAMGAKAVQINTHGGCHLDARMVAAALGEFDLEEIDILFIENVGNLVCPSGYDLGQQHKIAVLSVPEGNDKIPKYPQMFMRTELVLLNKIDLLPYLDFNVDEARKDLTEINPKSNLLPLSARTQEGLHEWFSWIEGAYLKCIKR
- a CDS encoding twin-arginine translocase TatA/TatE family subunit produces the protein MFSNIGIPGLILILTLALIIFGPKKLPEIGKAFGQTLKEFKKSTRELTDDVMEDIKEEKNNLTK
- the cybH gene encoding Ni/Fe-hydrogenase, b-type cytochrome subunit; amino-acid sequence: MGAPKLPTQMPGQSPEYPVINSENSLHPERPILYKQVKNEVRAYVWELPVRIFHWLNMLAIFVLMGTGIYIGKPFAAAGIPEEAYYSNLMGWMRYIHFFAAFIFVINLMFRLYWVAIGNKFATSNPFRWIFWKELFEAVKFYLFLKNKKPHYVGHNPLAQLSYWIFIGLGSWIVMLTGFYMYFEPQPESFWAKLFIWIPYLFGGESYTIRSWHHLAAWGFMLFTVIHVYLAVRDDYLDRNGCISSMFTGYKTTTNKSVGEKDER
- a CDS encoding nickel-dependent hydrogenase large subunit, with amino-acid sequence MSERIVVDPITRIEGHLRVEVDVDDQGVINEAFSSGTSVRGLELIVKDRDPRDVWAYVQRICGVCTTVHALTSIRAVEDALKIKIPRNAHLIRDIMNEAQFIHDHVVHFYHLHALDWVDVVSATSADPAETSKLAQSISNWPKSSPGYFTDVQNKVKKLVQSGQLGIFANGYWGHKAYKLPPEVNLLAVAHYLEALDWQKEIVKIHTIFGGKNPHPHYVVGGMATPLDIDSDNGVHAERLMHISQIINQAREFVTQVYIPDLLAIGSFYKDWTYGGGLNNFLCYGDFSTGDLYDTKLYRMPRGIVLNGNLKEVLDVDLKDPKHVQEFIDHSWYTYDGKEGGKGKHPFDGETTLNYTGPKAPFKTLETDKQYSWLKAPRWKEHPMETGPLARMLVGYAAGKEEIVTNVDDTLKKLDLPITALQSALGRTIARGLETVLISGWLRNDMDELLKNVRSGNQTTFDRSKWEPSTWPERAKGVGWMEAPRGALGHWIDIKDGKTINYQAVVPTTWNASPRDHKNKIGAYEAALIGTPMINKEQPLEIMRIIHSFDPCLACAVHLTDLQTNKTTEVRLG